GACACTCGAGATTTCCGGGAATAAATCGGTTGAGAGCGTAAAGATTGAACACGAAGGCGCCCAAAAGTCTTTAGCTGTCCAGGGCGTATTTATTGAAGTCGGCTCGGTGCCGCTGTCGGGAATAGTTGAAGGCGTAGCTAAAAATAAAGAAGGCGAGATAATGGTTAATTGCAAATGCGAAACCAGTGTCCCGGGCATTTTCGCCGCAGGCGACGTTACCAATGTCTCGGCCAAGCAAATCGTTATCGCCTGCGGGGAAGGCGCCAAGGCGGCAATCGCCGCTTTTGAGTATGTCAGCCGCCTTAGCATGTGATACAGGGAGGTAATATATGTTGACGGAAATTATGAGCAATGAACTGGCTGAAAAGGTTTTCCACACCAATACGCCCGCGGCGATTCTCTTTTCATCAACTTACTGCGGAACCTGCAAGAAGGTCACCGCCCGGATTGAAACCATTGCCGGCGGTTACGGGAAAATAAATTTCTTTAAGCTGGATGTCACCAAAAACCCACAGGATTTAGCGCAATATCAAATCCTGCACATCCCGACCCTGGTGTTCTTTAAAGGGCATGATGAGCTGGACCGCATGAACGGCGATATCACTGAAGATAAAATCAAAGAGGGCTTGAATAAGTTAATCTAATGGATAACTTGCTGCAAACGTTGGAAGGATACATACAAGGACCTTTTATCCTGGCGTATCTGGCCGTCTACGCGGCCGGAATACTGGTCAGCTTTACCCCGTGTGTTTATCCGGTAATCCCTATGACCGTGGCGTTTATCGGCGGCCAAAGCCAGGGCTCCAGGCTGAAAGGCTTGGGCCTTTCCGTGTTTTATGTTTTGGGCATGGCGATAACTTATACAGTTCTTGGAAGCATCGCTGCTCTTACCGGGATGCTCTTCGGCCGCATCCAGACCAATCCCTGGACTTATTTTATCGTTGCCAATATATGCATCCTTTTGGGATTATCCATGCTGGAGGTTTTCGAACTGCCTTTGCCGTCGTTCCTTAATAAATTACAGCCGAAAGGCGCCAAGCGCGGCTTTATCGGCAGTTTCCTGGTTGGCGCCGCATCGGGCCTGGTTTTGGGCCCTTGCACGGCGCCTGTCCTGGCGGTTTTGTTGGCGATAATCGCCTCCCAGCAAAACGTGGCTTTCGGCATAAGCCTTTTATTCATATTTGCGTTAGGCATGGGAACCTTATTGATAATTATCGGAGCCTTTACAGGTTTATTGTCAAATATGCCCCATGCGGATGCCTGGATGGTTAAGATTAAGAAATTATTCGGATGGATTCTTATCGCTACCGGAGAATATTTCCTGATTATGTCCGGTAAAATGTTCGTTTGAAGGGAGAAGATGATATGAGAAAAAAGGATTTCTTGATAAGCATATTGTTGATAGCCGCTTTATTTGGCTGCCCGCGCCGGGATGATTCATCCAAGGCCAAGGAGCCAACCCCTTATGATATTGCCAAAATAACCATGGAAGAAAAAGCGCCCGATTTTACCCTCAAGGATTTAAACGGCAGGGAAATTAAACTAAGCGACTATAAAGGTAAAACAGTGATGCTGGTCTTCAGCACTACCTGGTGCCCGCATTGCCGTGAGGAAATACCCCACCTCAAAGAAGTATATTCCAAATACCCGCCCAAGGATTTTACCCTGCTTAATATAGATGTCCAGGAAAGCCATGAAAAGGTTTCTTCATTCGTTAAAGCGAACGAAATCCCTTATCCGGTGCTCTTGGATGAAAAAGGGGCTGTTGCCGCCGCATACAATGTCGCGGGCGTCCCGAATATTATGGTGGTTGATAAAAATGGCGTTATTGTTTGCAAATCATGCCGCGGTGTTGATACTATCCTTAATAGCTTATTAAGCGGCCGCTAAAATATAATTATTATGAAAGATTTCTCGGTCCTTATCGGAGGCAAGGCCGGCGACGGCATAAACCAGGCCGGCATGATAATCGCCCGCATCCTTACCCGCCTGGGTCATTATATTTACATATATTATGATTACCCCTCGCTCATCAGAGGCGGGCATAATTTTTCCATCATCCGTATGTCGGAAAATAAAATCGCCGCGCATACGGATAAAATAGACTGTCTCGTGGCCTTAAACCAGGAGACTTTCGACCTCCATAAAAACCGGCTGAACGGAAACGGGATTATCATTTACGATTCCGATACGGTTTCCATAGCCAAGTGCCCGGGGGATTGCACGGCGCTTCCTTTGACCGCGATAAGCAAGGAGGAAAAAGCAACGCCCGTAATGCGCAATTCTATTGCCATCGGCGCCCTTTGCAAAGCGCTCGGCATAGAAGAAAAAATATTTACTGAGGTCTTTAATAAACACGCGGGCAAAGGCTTGGAACTTAACCTAAAGCTTGCCTCCCGCGGTTATGAAATGTCCAAAAAGGTTATCGAGATTAAAGCATCTTCCGGCAAACCCTTGCCAATCCTGACCGGTAACGAAGCGGTCAGCCTGGGCCTGCTCAAAGGCGGACTGGATGCTTATATCGCCTATCCGATGACGCCGGTTTCCAGCATTCTCCATTACCTGGCAGGATTGCAAAAGGATTTTGATATCAACGTCATCCATCCGGAAAATGAAATCAGCGTCATTCTCATGGCGGCCGGATTCGCCTATGCCGGGAAAAAGGCTGCCGTTGGGTCCTCAGGCGGCGGTTTTTGCCTGATGACGGAAGGCGTCAGTTTAGCCGGAATGGCTGAATTGCCTATTGCCATTGTCATGGGACAGCGCCCCGGGCCTTCGACCGGCATGCCCACTTATTCATCACAGACCGAACTCCACTTTATCCTTAATGCCGGCCAGGGCGAATTCATGCGCTTTGTAGTCGCCCCCGGCGATGCCGAAGATGCCTATGCATGGTCTTCTTTCGCCCTTAATGCCGCCTGGAAATACCAGACGCCCTCTTTTATACTCATAGACAAAACTCTGGGCGAAGGCACGTTCTCATTCGATATCGAATCCATAGATAAACTGAAAGGCCTTGAACCGGTTTTGTCCCGCCTGCCCGCTTCGACGAGACTAGGCGAGCCGGCGAGGCAGGAGGATAAACAAGAGCCTTATAAAAGATACCTGAATACAAGGGATGGAATTTCGCCGTTAATGTTTCCTCCAAATAAAGAGGCGATTATAAAAGTAAATAGCTACGAACACGACGAATCCGGCATTACCACCGAGGAATCCGCGCCCGTCAGCGTCATGCAGGAAAAAAGGATGCGTAAAGGCGAATATCTTGCCAAAGAGCTGGATAATTACGAGACGGTAAAGAATTACGGGGACAAAAACTCAACGACCGCTATTTTATGCTGGGGCTCGAATAAAGGAGTCTGCGTGGAAATCGCCGAAAAACTCGGGTTAAAAGTGATTCAGCCGGTTGTCCTTTCTCCTTTCCCGGTCAGCCAATTCAAGAAGGCGCTTGAAGGCGTGAAAAATATCATCGCGGTGGAAAACAATATCACCGGACAACTTGTCAGGCTTATTAATATGTATGGATTCCAGGTGACTAATAGCATCAATAAGTATGATGGAAGACCATTCAGTATAGATGAACTTGAGGGGATGATAAGGAAGTTATTAAAATGAGCATCAAAGAATTAGGCACTTATGCGAAAAACACCTGGTGCCCGGGTTGCGGGAACTTTGCCATCCTGAATACCATAAAGATGGTCCTGGATGAGCTAAAGGCGGAAACCGGCTCCTTGCAAAACGTGGTTATGATTTCAGGAATCGGATGCCATGCCAAGATTGTTGATTACGTTAATGTGAATAGCTTCTATTCCATTCACGGAAGGGTGGTCCCGGTAGCAGAAGGGATTAAGCTCGCCAATCCCGGCCTAAAAGTAATCGGCTTTGCGGGCGATGGCGATGCCTACGGAGAAGGGCTGGAGCATCTCCTCTTCGCCGCCAAGCGCAATATTGATATCACCATGATAATCCATAATAACCGGGTTTACGGGCTGACCACCGGGCAATACACCCCGACCTCTCCTTTGGGCTTTAAAGGGCGCTCCACCCCGTTCGGCACCATGGAAAAGCCGATTAATCCTTTGGAGATAATGCTCTCAAGCGGCGCCACCTTCATCGCGCGCGGCTATTCCAATAAAATGGACCTGCTCAAAGACACCATGAAGCAGGCGATAATGCATAAAGGATTTTCTGTCGTAGACGTCCTGCAGGTCTGCGCCACCTTTTATAATATGTATGATTATTATAATAGCAAGACTTACGAACTGTTTAATCATAAACCTGATGATTATGCATCTGCGCTTGCCAAGATAAGGGAATGGGATTACAATTCGGATTCACCGATTGGCTTGGGCGTATTTTATAAGAAAGAAGAGCCGGTGTTTGATGATAAATTCCGGATGGTTTCTCCGGAAAAGCCGGATCGGCAAACCCGTATAAATGAATTGTTAAAGGAGTCTATATAATTTACAAGAGAATGAACACGAATATAGCGAATAAGAACAAATAGCACGAATAGCATTAAACGCAATGGAAAAACAATTATTAGTGCGATTTCCGCCATAGGCGGACCTGCCTCCGGCATGGCGGCTTTATTCGTGTCGTTCGTGTTAACTGATTTGATTGGAGTTTGTTATGGAAAAATATAAGTGCACCGTATGCGGGTATCTTTACGACCCGGAAAAAGGAGACCCGGGAGCAGGCGTTGAGCCCGGCACCCCTTTTGACAAATTGCCCGAGGAATGGACCTGCCCGGTATGCGGAGCGGATAAATCTTATTTCGAAAAAGACGGTTAGAATTCTATTGCCGAGCCGATATATAAGACCAGCGCGATGGCAATGATGTGAAGTATCGCCCAGTCGATTGTCCCTATTCTAAATTTAGCCATAATCTTTTAAACCACAGATTACACAGATAATATTTTTCTGTGTGTTTTGGTGGCTATAAGAATTTTACTCCGATTGCATAAACAGCCGCGATTGCCGCAAGATGTATTATCCACCAGCCCAAATTTGGATACCGCGGGAAACTGAAACGCAAGGGCTGGTCTTTTTCCAAATCCGTATATTCCAAATCAAAGAGCGCCTTGCCCAGCGAGAACTTGGCGATTAATATCAGGATATCGGCCAGGGTGGTTTCAAAAACCAAAGAGTAAAAAGAAAGTCCTTTAGGCGGATGGTCAAATGAATAATGCGACATGAAGATAATGCCAAAGATGACGGTAAAACCGTTTAAAAGGTAACCTGCGGTGAGTGTTTTCCTGTTAAGGAAAAGCCAGGGGACGATGACGAAATTGAATATGCCGATAAAAAACGGGATATAATCAGCCGTGTCTTCCGGTGATGGGGTATGGACGCGGTAATGGAGTAGCCACCCGCCCAGCGAAACGAAGAACAGCCCGAAAGCCAGCATGAGTTTGATATTCTGTTTCTTGGTCATTAAAGAATAGTAACATTTACGCTTATTATTGTCAATAATCTCTCGCGAAAAAGATTGAATGAAGACGAAGAAAAATGGGCAGATAATAAAGATTATACTTGACAGTAATATACCAAGTTTCTATAATCCTATTCTAACGAATAATTCATCTACATACTATAAGGAGGCTTTATATGCGCAGAGCTAAAAGGACAACCATCGGCATTGCCCTATTAATATGTATAGCCACCGTAAACCTTGCCTTTGCCGACCCAACCA
This sequence is a window from Planctomycetota bacterium. Protein-coding genes within it:
- a CDS encoding rubredoxin, giving the protein MEKYKCTVCGYLYDPEKGDPGAGVEPGTPFDKLPEEWTCPVCGADKSYFEKDG
- a CDS encoding TlpA family protein disulfide reductase; translation: MRKKDFLISILLIAALFGCPRRDDSSKAKEPTPYDIAKITMEEKAPDFTLKDLNGREIKLSDYKGKTVMLVFSTTWCPHCREEIPHLKEVYSKYPPKDFTLLNIDVQESHEKVSSFVKANEIPYPVLLDEKGAVAAAYNVAGVPNIMVVDKNGVIVCKSCRGVDTILNSLLSGR
- a CDS encoding 2-oxoacid:acceptor oxidoreductase subunit alpha — translated: MKDFSVLIGGKAGDGINQAGMIIARILTRLGHYIYIYYDYPSLIRGGHNFSIIRMSENKIAAHTDKIDCLVALNQETFDLHKNRLNGNGIIIYDSDTVSIAKCPGDCTALPLTAISKEEKATPVMRNSIAIGALCKALGIEEKIFTEVFNKHAGKGLELNLKLASRGYEMSKKVIEIKASSGKPLPILTGNEAVSLGLLKGGLDAYIAYPMTPVSSILHYLAGLQKDFDINVIHPENEISVILMAAGFAYAGKKAAVGSSGGGFCLMTEGVSLAGMAELPIAIVMGQRPGPSTGMPTYSSQTELHFILNAGQGEFMRFVVAPGDAEDAYAWSSFALNAAWKYQTPSFILIDKTLGEGTFSFDIESIDKLKGLEPVLSRLPASTRLGEPARQEDKQEPYKRYLNTRDGISPLMFPPNKEAIIKVNSYEHDESGITTEESAPVSVMQEKRMRKGEYLAKELDNYETVKNYGDKNSTTAILCWGSNKGVCVEIAEKLGLKVIQPVVLSPFPVSQFKKALEGVKNIIAVENNITGQLVRLINMYGFQVTNSINKYDGRPFSIDELEGMIRKLLK
- a CDS encoding thioredoxin family protein gives rise to the protein MLTEIMSNELAEKVFHTNTPAAILFSSTYCGTCKKVTARIETIAGGYGKINFFKLDVTKNPQDLAQYQILHIPTLVFFKGHDELDRMNGDITEDKIKEGLNKLI
- a CDS encoding sulfite exporter TauE/SafE family protein produces the protein MDNLLQTLEGYIQGPFILAYLAVYAAGILVSFTPCVYPVIPMTVAFIGGQSQGSRLKGLGLSVFYVLGMAITYTVLGSIAALTGMLFGRIQTNPWTYFIVANICILLGLSMLEVFELPLPSFLNKLQPKGAKRGFIGSFLVGAASGLVLGPCTAPVLAVLLAIIASQQNVAFGISLLFIFALGMGTLLIIIGAFTGLLSNMPHADAWMVKIKKLFGWILIATGEYFLIMSGKMFV
- a CDS encoding 2-oxoacid:ferredoxin oxidoreductase subunit beta, whose product is MSIKELGTYAKNTWCPGCGNFAILNTIKMVLDELKAETGSLQNVVMISGIGCHAKIVDYVNVNSFYSIHGRVVPVAEGIKLANPGLKVIGFAGDGDAYGEGLEHLLFAAKRNIDITMIIHNNRVYGLTTGQYTPTSPLGFKGRSTPFGTMEKPINPLEIMLSSGATFIARGYSNKMDLLKDTMKQAIMHKGFSVVDVLQVCATFYNMYDYYNSKTYELFNHKPDDYASALAKIREWDYNSDSPIGLGVFYKKEEPVFDDKFRMVSPEKPDRQTRINELLKESI